A window of Deltaproteobacteria bacterium contains these coding sequences:
- a CDS encoding nitroreductase family protein: MDEILDLLKARRSIRHYQKKEVPREVIERLIEAARWAPSGANIQPWHFVAVTREDLRKEVGNQTRFFFVKSHHVSEAPSSS; encoded by the coding sequence ATGGATGAAATATTAGATCTCCTCAAGGCGCGCAGGAGCATCAGGCATTACCAGAAAAAGGAGGTCCCCAGAGAGGTCATAGAAAGGCTGATCGAGGCGGCCAGGTGGGCCCCCTCGGGTGCCAACATCCAGCCCTGGCACTTTGTGGCGGTAACGAGGGAAGATCTGCGCAAAGAGGTGGGAAACCAGACCAGGTTCTTCTTTGTCAAGTCCCATCATGTCTCAGAGGCCCCCTCCTCATCGTGA
- a CDS encoding glycosyltransferase family 2 protein: MEKISIYVLTFNNERTIERCLATLQWADELVVVDSHSTDGTLKICRQYTDRVYQRKWTNHQEQYQYAADLTTNRWVMFVDADEEVPPELAQEIREELGTNNGQWDGYIAHRRTYYLGRWIKYGGWYPDYEVRIYDRNKGRWEGGLHAKVKVDGRVKVLRNHYLHYTYRDISDQIQTIDRYSQVAAEDMFREGKRFSLINMLLNPPFRFLKEYIFKRGFLDGIPGLVITISTMFYVFIKYAKLWELQKGLKKDNGVRRDL, encoded by the coding sequence ATGGAGAAGATATCAATCTATGTCCTTACCTTTAATAACGAGAGGACTATTGAGAGATGTCTGGCCACTCTCCAGTGGGCCGATGAATTGGTGGTGGTGGATTCTCACAGCACCGATGGCACCTTAAAGATATGTCGCCAATACACCGACCGGGTTTATCAGCGGAAGTGGACAAACCACCAAGAGCAATATCAATACGCCGCTGATTTGACGACCAACCGCTGGGTGATGTTCGTAGATGCCGATGAGGAGGTCCCTCCCGAGCTGGCTCAGGAGATACGGGAGGAATTAGGGACCAACAACGGACAGTGGGATGGTTATATCGCCCACCGCCGCACCTATTACCTCGGTCGTTGGATAAAGTATGGAGGTTGGTACCCCGACTATGAAGTCAGGATATACGACCGGAACAAGGGGAGGTGGGAAGGGGGGCTGCATGCCAAGGTAAAGGTGGACGGGAGGGTGAAGGTCTTGCGAAACCATTATCTTCACTACACCTATAGAGATATCTCTGATCAGATCCAGACCATTGATCGGTACTCTCAGGTTGCAGCGGAAGATATGTTCCGAGAGGGAAAGAGATTCAGCTTGATCAATATGTTGCTGAATCCCCCTTTTCGTTTCCTGAAGGAATACATATTTAAAAGGGGGTTTCTGGATGGGATACCCGGCCTCGTAATCACGATATCGACCATGTTTTATGTCTTTATAAAGTATGCCAAATTATGGGAGCTACAGAAGGGTTTGAAGAAGGACAATGGGGTACGAAGAGACCTTTAG
- the waaF gene encoding lipopolysaccharide heptosyltransferase II has translation MGDTIISFPAIRCLRTIFPQAHIYVLARSHLAELWRANPDVDEVIPYDMPKGVRRIFAELKIARLLMGRRIDLAVVLPSSFSSAWMVFLGGIPYRIGYVGEARDWLLTERVRRNPELLSKHRMYYYLNLIKNLGHFISPPLPSLSLNGKIEKWANDFLSQNGLREKLLIGFNAGATYGEAKCWPLERFVELGGRLIKDYGASILIFGSPNPKEMMLNTAIAQGIGEGCLNLAGETSLLQLASLLRHCRLLVTNDTGTMHVGAAVGTRVVAIFGPTDPRTTSPLGDGHIVVRRDVPCSPCLKRVCPEDHQCMELIKVDDVYKVVEAKLKEGPSSVEG, from the coding sequence GTGGGAGATACCATTATATCCTTTCCTGCCATCCGCTGCCTGCGTACCATTTTCCCACAAGCCCATATTTATGTCCTAGCAAGATCCCATCTTGCCGAGCTCTGGAGGGCCAATCCCGACGTCGATGAGGTGATCCCCTATGATATGCCCAAAGGTGTTCGCAGGATCTTTGCTGAGTTGAAGATAGCTCGACTCCTCATGGGCAGGAGGATAGATCTCGCCGTCGTCCTCCCCAGTTCTTTTAGCTCTGCTTGGATGGTCTTTTTGGGCGGAATCCCCTACCGCATCGGATATGTAGGAGAAGCGAGGGATTGGCTGTTGACCGAGCGTGTAAGAAGAAATCCCGAGCTTTTAAGCAAACACCGCATGTACTATTATCTAAATCTAATAAAGAACCTGGGACATTTTATATCGCCTCCTTTGCCCTCATTGTCCCTCAATGGGAAGATAGAAAAGTGGGCCAATGATTTCCTCTCGCAAAATGGCCTGAGGGAAAAACTACTCATCGGCTTTAACGCGGGGGCCACGTATGGGGAGGCCAAATGTTGGCCCTTGGAGAGGTTCGTGGAATTGGGGGGAAGATTGATAAAAGATTATGGGGCCTCTATCCTCATCTTTGGCTCCCCTAATCCCAAGGAGATGATGTTAAACACCGCCATTGCCCAAGGGATTGGTGAGGGATGCCTCAACCTAGCCGGTGAGACCTCTTTATTACAGTTGGCTTCTCTGCTGCGGCACTGTAGGCTCCTGGTCACCAACGATACAGGGACCATGCATGTAGGGGCGGCGGTGGGCACACGGGTGGTGGCCATCTTCGGCCCCACCGACCCCAGGACGACCTCACCCCTGGGGGATGGTCATATCGTGGTCCGCAGGGATGTCCCTTGCAGCCCCTGCCTCAAAAGGGTTTGCCCAGAGGATCATCAATGCATGGAGCTTATAAAGGTAGACGATGTATATAAAGTTGTAGAAGCGAAACTCAAAGAAGGGCCTTCCTCCGTGGAGGGGTAA
- a CDS encoding GDP-mannose 4,6-dehydratase: protein MGYEETFRDKQVLITGGLGFIGSNLAIKLVELGAVVTLVDNMIPRQGGNLFNIAPIADEVRVNFSDARDQLSMDHLVQGQDYIFHLAGQVNHVESVRNPIQDLDINCRGTLVLLEACRKFNKDVKLIFSGTRGEYGASVHLPVNEDHPTNPKGIYAVTNLTAEKMILVYHDIHKIQGACLRITNTYGERHQMQHDEFGVLNWFIRKAMDDETIPVFGDGRILRDFLYVGDLVGCFLMVASCPQAYGEVFNVGTGVPISFIDLGKMIVDIAGRGKVAFTEFTKERKEVEPGDYYTDISKIKRIVGWEPKTDLREGIKKTIEFYKKYKREYWE from the coding sequence ATGGGGTACGAAGAGACCTTTAGAGATAAACAGGTGCTTATTACAGGTGGACTGGGCTTTATCGGCAGCAACCTCGCGATCAAGCTGGTTGAGCTGGGAGCAGTGGTCACCCTGGTGGACAATATGATCCCTCGCCAGGGGGGGAATCTTTTCAACATCGCCCCCATCGCCGATGAGGTCCGCGTAAACTTCAGCGACGCGAGGGATCAGCTCTCCATGGATCACCTAGTACAGGGGCAGGACTATATCTTCCATCTGGCAGGCCAGGTGAACCACGTAGAAAGTGTGCGCAACCCGATCCAAGACCTGGATATAAACTGCCGGGGAACCTTGGTATTGTTGGAGGCCTGCCGAAAGTTCAATAAGGATGTCAAGCTCATCTTCTCGGGGACTAGGGGGGAGTACGGGGCAAGCGTCCATTTACCAGTCAATGAAGACCACCCCACCAATCCCAAAGGGATCTACGCTGTGACCAACCTGACGGCAGAGAAGATGATCCTCGTCTATCACGATATCCATAAGATCCAGGGGGCCTGTCTCAGGATCACCAACACCTATGGAGAACGCCATCAGATGCAACACGACGAGTTTGGCGTCCTTAACTGGTTCATCCGCAAGGCCATGGACGATGAGACAATACCGGTCTTCGGCGACGGGAGGATCTTGAGGGACTTCCTCTATGTGGGCGATTTAGTGGGTTGCTTTTTGATGGTGGCTTCCTGCCCCCAGGCCTATGGGGAGGTATTCAATGTTGGAACAGGCGTTCCCATCAGTTTCATCGATCTGGGGAAGATGATCGTAGATATTGCAGGGAGGGGAAAGGTTGCCTTTACTGAATTTACTAAGGAGCGGAAAGAAGTGGAACCAGGAGATTATTATACAGATATCTCCAAAATCAAGCGCATCGTCGGTTGGGAGCCAAAGACAGATCTGAGGGAGGGCATCAAAAAGACGATCGAATTCTATAAGAAGTATAAGAGAGAATATTGGGAATGA
- a CDS encoding nitroreductase family protein yields MICGDTKSAFHIVDCSLAGANIIMEATSLGLGTCWIGAFNEERVKEILGAPAGMKVVGIITVGYPAQTPSSPPKLKLADILHWEGFGSTGRSVRSRVLRSGPISVLPRILKMIFRFK; encoded by the coding sequence GTGATCTGCGGTGACACCAAGAGCGCCTTTCATATAGTGGACTGTAGCTTGGCCGGGGCCAACATCATCATGGAGGCGACCTCCTTGGGACTGGGGACCTGTTGGATAGGGGCCTTTAATGAAGAAAGGGTCAAGGAGATCCTGGGGGCCCCTGCGGGGATGAAGGTGGTGGGGATCATCACCGTGGGCTATCCTGCACAGACCCCTTCCTCCCCTCCTAAACTTAAGCTCGCAGATATCCTCCATTGGGAGGGGTTCGGCAGCACTGGGCGCAGTGTGCGGAGCCGTGTGCTCCGATCTGGTCCGATTTCGGTATTGCCAAGGATCTTAAAGATGATCTTCCGCTTTAAGTAA
- a CDS encoding DegT/DnrJ/EryC1/StrS family aminotransferase, whose translation MIPFLDLQRQYRRIEGEILSATKRVYEKGIFILGEEVSAFEKEFAQYCGVRYGVGVDSGTDALYLALKAVGIGEGDEVITVANSFIATALAISFAGAKPLFVDINPETYTMDPNALERLLRSRNVRNMRRRIKAILPVHLYGHPAEMDAIMDIADHYNLIIIEDACQAHGAEYQRKKVGSFGTLGCFSFYPTKNLGGYGDGGMVVTNHENLYENLRLLRCYGEKRKYQHVLKGNNSRLDEIQAAILRVKLKYLDQWNDERREKALIYTRMLKSMEIICPVEKEYVRHVYHLYVIRTKERDALQTFLKEKGIQTLIHYPIPIHLQKAYRELGYHKSDLPLIEQSSREVLSLPCFPEMANPEIEEVAETIRRFVEGKNEDSSPLFRLEVDRTG comes from the coding sequence ATGATTCCATTTTTGGATCTACAAAGACAATATAGAAGGATTGAGGGAGAAATCCTCTCCGCTACAAAAAGGGTCTATGAAAAAGGTATTTTCATTTTGGGAGAAGAAGTTTCAGCTTTTGAGAAGGAATTCGCACAGTATTGTGGGGTTCGATATGGGGTCGGAGTAGATTCTGGAACAGATGCCCTTTATTTGGCTTTGAAGGCTGTTGGCATTGGAGAAGGGGATGAAGTCATTACCGTGGCCAATTCTTTTATTGCCACGGCCTTAGCCATCTCTTTTGCCGGGGCGAAACCCCTCTTTGTGGATATCAATCCCGAAACCTATACAATGGATCCAAATGCATTAGAGCGCCTTTTAAGGAGTCGAAATGTGAGGAACATGAGACGAAGGATCAAGGCGATTCTTCCTGTTCATCTTTACGGCCACCCTGCGGAGATGGACGCAATTATGGATATTGCGGACCACTACAATCTCATCATAATTGAGGATGCCTGTCAGGCACATGGAGCAGAATATCAAAGAAAGAAGGTAGGTTCATTCGGTACGCTAGGCTGTTTTAGTTTCTATCCGACCAAGAATTTGGGCGGATATGGCGATGGTGGGATGGTGGTAACCAATCATGAAAACCTTTACGAGAATCTCCGGCTTCTTCGGTGTTATGGAGAGAAGAGAAAATATCAACATGTTCTCAAGGGAAATAACAGCCGATTGGATGAAATTCAGGCGGCTATCCTGCGAGTTAAATTGAAATATTTGGATCAATGGAACGATGAGAGAAGGGAGAAAGCGCTAATTTATACGAGAATGCTTAAAAGTATGGAGATAATCTGCCCAGTTGAAAAGGAATATGTTCGGCATGTCTATCATCTCTACGTCATCCGGACAAAGGAGAGAGATGCCCTCCAGACATTTTTAAAAGAGAAGGGGATCCAAACACTCATCCACTATCCTATCCCCATTCATCTCCAAAAGGCATACAGGGAATTGGGCTATCATAAAAGTGACCTCCCCTTAATTGAACAATCTTCTCGGGAGGTTTTATCTCTTCCATGCTTTCCAGAGATGGCAAACCCAGAAATAGAGGAGGTAGCAGAAACGATTCGACGCTTTGTTGAGGGAAAAAATGAAGATTCTTCACCTCTTTTCCGATTGGAAGTGGACAGGACCGGCTGA